The following are encoded together in the Chaetodon auriga isolate fChaAug3 chromosome 4, fChaAug3.hap1, whole genome shotgun sequence genome:
- the rln3b gene encoding relaxin-3b, with amino-acid sequence MWKAALLTLCLLVALVDRVRSNDDHHSFYGVKLCGREFIRAVIFTCGGSRWRRSVEDSALIGEEAFNPWNTNPITELTSEQDPAASRAWRDQTSNVASVAAGFSRSARLPISNEVLEALRSADRKGRDVVVGLSNACCKWGCSKSEISSLC; translated from the exons ATGTGGAAGGCAGCACTCTTGACCCTGTGCTTGTTGGTGGCATTGGTAGACAGGGTGCGGTCTAACGATGATCACCATTCTTTCTATGGGGTGAAACTGTGTGGAAGAGAGTTCATACGAGCTGTCATCTTTACCTGCGGTGGTTCTCGTTGGAGGAGAAGCGTGGAAGACTCAg CTCTTATTGGAGAAGAGGCTTTCAACCCATGGAACACGAATCCCATTACTGAACTTACCAGCGAGCAGGATCCTGCAGCGTCCCGAGCGTGGAGAGATCAAACATCAAATGTGGCATCTGTGGCTGCTGGATTCAGCCGCTCGGCCCGCTTGCCAATCTCAAACGAGGTGCTGGAGGCTCTCCGGAGTGCAGATAGGAAAGGACGAGATGTAGTGGTCGGACTGTCCAACGCCTGCTGCAAGTGGGGCTGTAGCAAGAGTGAAATCAGTTCTCTGTGCTGA